In a single window of the Pseudomonas oryzihabitans genome:
- a CDS encoding MarR family winged helix-turn-helix transcriptional regulator produces the protein MADRAEFAVDQWHRERPDLDALPMRLVGRLGEVAQVLNRDVLQPFFDEHRLHYGEFDVLATLRRAGEPYALSPTVLYESAMISSGGMTNRLDRLERAGLIERRKNPEDRRSTLVALTAAGFALIDGLMAAHVDNERRALATLSEAEQQQLDALLGKWLAGRASS, from the coding sequence ATGGCCGATCGCGCCGAATTCGCCGTGGACCAGTGGCACCGGGAACGCCCCGACCTGGACGCCCTGCCCATGCGCCTGGTCGGTCGTCTCGGCGAGGTCGCCCAGGTGCTCAATCGCGATGTCCTGCAGCCCTTCTTCGACGAGCACCGGCTGCACTATGGCGAGTTCGATGTGCTGGCCACCCTGAGGCGCGCTGGCGAGCCCTATGCCCTGAGCCCGACGGTGCTCTATGAGTCGGCCATGATCTCCTCGGGCGGCATGACCAATCGCCTCGACCGCCTGGAGCGCGCCGGCCTGATCGAACGCCGCAAGAATCCCGAGGATCGCCGCAGCACTTTGGTGGCGCTCACCGCCGCGGGCTTCGCCCTGATCGACGGCCTGATGGCCGCCCATGTCGACAACGAACGCCGCGCCCTGGCTACCCTCAGCGAGGCCGAGCAGCAGCAGCTGGATGCCTTGCTGGGCAAGTGGCTGGCCGGTCGCGCGTCCTCCTGA
- a CDS encoding cytochrome b, with protein MPSASSLSRYARSARLLHWLMALLVLLAYVLITNRGQFERGSLERQWVTLGHFWVGLLVLLLVVPRLWVRQRHPVPPITPPLATGLERISRLTHYALYAFLLAQPLLGLFTVWLTIGEVKIPSSTLALPSPFAVDRELAQSLKGVHLWLGKAFYWVIGLHVLAALWHHLVRRDDTLRRML; from the coding sequence ATGCCTTCGGCTTCATCCCTTTCTCGCTATGCCCGCAGCGCACGCCTGCTGCACTGGCTCATGGCCCTGTTGGTGCTGCTGGCCTATGTGCTGATCACCAACCGCGGTCAGTTCGAACGTGGCTCCCTGGAGCGCCAGTGGGTGACCCTCGGCCACTTCTGGGTGGGATTGCTGGTATTGCTCCTGGTGGTGCCGCGCCTCTGGGTACGCCAGCGCCATCCGGTGCCACCCATCACGCCGCCGCTGGCCACAGGCCTTGAGCGGATCAGTCGGCTCACCCACTACGCCCTCTATGCCTTCCTGCTGGCCCAGCCGCTACTGGGCCTCTTCACCGTCTGGCTGACCATTGGCGAGGTGAAGATCCCCTCCAGCACCCTGGCGCTACCGTCGCCCTTCGCCGTGGATCGCGAGCTGGCGCAGTCGCTCAAGGGCGTGCACCTCTGGCTGGGCAAGGCCTTCTATTGGGTGATCGGGCTGCATGTGCTGGCCGCGCTCTGGCATCACCTGGTACGCCGGGACGATACCCTCAGGCGCATGCTCTAG
- a CDS encoding cation diffusion facilitator family transporter → MSGSTRHHDHDHDHDHQHGHEHGHGHSHAPRVTADNERKLKLVFCLTFGYAIVQAVGGWWSGSLALIADSGHMVSDAAALLLALVAYRVAAKAANARFTYGFHRVRILAALTNGVALLLLVLWIGWEAIMRLREPTEVLSGPMLVVAVIGLVVNIVGFLVLNGGHKDDSNLRGALLHVAGDLLGSVGAIAAALGILWTGWTWLDPALSILVALLIVKSAWTLVRDAGAVLLQAAPREFDTAGATAEVRALPEVAEVGHLHVWTLTDETRIATLHITPAPGSDPLRLPTLVGELLRSRHGLQHVTVQVDPPGTLDGHCA, encoded by the coding sequence ATGAGTGGCTCCACCCGTCACCACGATCACGATCACGATCACGATCATCAGCATGGCCACGAGCACGGCCATGGTCACTCCCATGCCCCGCGGGTAACCGCCGACAACGAGCGCAAGCTCAAGCTGGTCTTCTGTCTGACCTTCGGCTACGCCATCGTCCAGGCCGTGGGTGGCTGGTGGTCCGGCTCCCTGGCGCTGATCGCCGACTCGGGGCACATGGTCTCGGATGCCGCCGCCCTGCTGCTGGCGCTGGTGGCCTACCGGGTGGCGGCCAAGGCCGCCAATGCCCGCTTCACCTATGGCTTCCACCGGGTGCGCATCCTCGCGGCCCTGACCAATGGCGTCGCCCTGCTGCTGCTGGTCCTGTGGATCGGCTGGGAAGCGATCATGCGATTGCGCGAGCCCACCGAGGTCTTGTCCGGCCCCATGCTGGTGGTGGCGGTGATCGGCCTGGTGGTCAACATCGTCGGCTTCCTGGTGCTGAACGGCGGACACAAGGACGACAGCAATCTACGCGGTGCCCTGCTGCACGTGGCCGGCGACCTGCTGGGGTCGGTAGGCGCCATCGCCGCCGCCCTGGGCATCCTCTGGACTGGCTGGACCTGGCTGGATCCGGCGCTGTCGATCCTGGTCGCCCTGCTCATCGTCAAATCGGCCTGGACCCTGGTGCGTGACGCTGGTGCCGTCCTGCTGCAGGCGGCGCCGCGGGAATTCGACACCGCTGGCGCCACGGCAGAGGTGCGCGCCCTGCCGGAGGTGGCCGAGGTGGGCCACCTGCACGTCTGGACCCTGACCGACGAAACCCGCATCGCCACCCTGCACATCACCCCGGCGCCGGGCAGCGATCCGCTGCGGTTGCCGACCCTGGTGGGTGAGCTGCTGCGCAGTCGTCATGGCCTGCAGCACGTGACGGTGCAGGTGGATCCGCCGGGTACCCTCGACGGGCACTGCGCCTAG
- a CDS encoding AraC family transcriptional regulator, whose amino-acid sequence MFIDFSSCNGLHAVAQDFAHGDRVPPHRHRQAQLIHALCGVVIVNTAQGRWVVPPERGVWVPAGEEHDLHLLGRVEVRTLFVDPQVRADLPTRCQLIAVSPLLRELILAALPLPVDRPAEGRARYILQLMLDELQGSPTAGLHLPWPNDALLAELCRHLRQHPGERWTLTRAAARLAVSERTLSRLFLRETGLSFGQWLQRARLDSSLTSLAAGHTIVDVALDHGYASPSAFATRFRQVLGVSPSAYRGQAGLPDAPSPDALPGPRPPDR is encoded by the coding sequence ATGTTCATCGACTTCAGCTCATGCAACGGGTTGCACGCCGTGGCCCAGGACTTCGCCCATGGCGACCGGGTGCCGCCCCACCGCCATCGCCAGGCGCAGCTGATCCATGCGCTGTGCGGCGTGGTGATCGTCAACACCGCCCAGGGGCGCTGGGTGGTGCCGCCGGAGCGTGGCGTCTGGGTACCCGCTGGCGAAGAGCACGACCTGCATCTGCTGGGACGCGTCGAGGTACGCACCCTGTTCGTCGACCCCCAGGTGCGCGCCGATCTGCCGACGCGCTGCCAGCTGATCGCCGTCTCACCGCTCTTGCGGGAACTCATCCTGGCCGCCCTGCCACTGCCGGTCGACCGACCGGCCGAGGGCCGCGCCCGGTACATCCTGCAGCTGATGCTCGACGAACTGCAGGGTTCGCCCACCGCCGGGCTGCACCTGCCCTGGCCGAACGATGCCCTGCTCGCCGAGCTCTGCCGCCACCTGCGCCAGCATCCCGGCGAGCGCTGGACCCTGACCCGGGCTGCCGCCCGGCTGGCGGTCAGCGAACGCACCCTGAGCCGGCTGTTTCTTCGCGAGACCGGCCTGAGTTTCGGCCAGTGGCTGCAGCGGGCGCGACTGGATTCGAGCCTGACCTCGCTGGCCGCCGGCCACACCATCGTCGACGTGGCCCTGGATCACGGCTACGCCAGCCCGAGCGCCTTCGCCACTCGCTTCCGCCAGGTGCTGGGCGTGTCGCCTTCGGCCTATCGCGGCCAGGCGGGACTGCCCGACGCCCCTAGCCCAGACGCGCTTCCAGGCCCACGTCCGCCGGATCGATGA
- a CDS encoding ATP-binding protein — translation MIAIRTRILAPTLALVLAGSLVLALLALRDSHREIEGIYDAQLVQGARLLEGLLQAGLPAADTGPELVRVFDQAMQPRPGNVPAHPYENQLTFQVWTANGQLLVRSGNAPRLAEVPPEGLHEVFENGREWCGMLVRTADSGLRIWVGEREDLRQDLIQRIVSHTLWPTLVGLPLLVGVLWLLLGWGLRPLQDFARGLRERDPHSLAPLPEATLPPELQPMRGALDHLLAQLRTLLDRERRFIADAAHELRTPLAILDLHAQNAQRAETPEEREEALGYLRQGVSRATRLASQLLTLARLEPGAAQVQPLALEPLVREELAELTPLALERQVELVLAAQAGPAVLGDPDAIAIALQNLVTNALAFAPAGSTVEVRIEASQDDGVLLRVEDRGPGVDEAELARLCDRFYSAGNPQGAGLGLAIVETITRRLGGILRFSNRARGGFCVELHLPRAV, via the coding sequence GTGATCGCCATCCGCACCCGCATCCTCGCCCCTACCCTTGCCCTGGTGCTGGCCGGCAGTCTGGTCCTCGCCCTGTTGGCCCTGCGCGACAGTCACCGCGAGATCGAGGGCATCTACGACGCCCAGCTGGTACAGGGCGCGCGGCTACTGGAAGGGCTACTGCAGGCCGGCCTTCCAGCGGCGGATACCGGGCCCGAACTGGTCAGGGTGTTCGACCAGGCCATGCAACCCCGTCCCGGCAACGTGCCGGCGCACCCCTACGAGAACCAGCTGACCTTTCAGGTCTGGACCGCCAACGGCCAGTTGCTGGTTCGTTCCGGCAACGCGCCGCGGCTGGCCGAGGTGCCGCCCGAGGGGCTGCACGAGGTGTTCGAGAACGGTCGCGAGTGGTGCGGGATGCTGGTGCGGACCGCCGACAGCGGCCTGCGCATCTGGGTCGGTGAGCGCGAGGATCTGCGCCAGGATCTGATCCAGCGCATCGTCAGCCATACCCTCTGGCCGACCCTGGTGGGCCTGCCGCTGCTGGTGGGGGTGCTCTGGCTGCTGCTGGGTTGGGGATTGCGACCGCTGCAGGATTTCGCCCGCGGCCTGCGCGAACGCGATCCGCACAGCCTGGCGCCACTGCCTGAGGCGACGCTACCGCCGGAACTGCAGCCCATGCGAGGCGCCTTGGACCATCTGCTCGCCCAGCTGCGCACCCTGCTCGATCGCGAGCGCCGCTTCATCGCCGATGCCGCTCACGAATTGCGCACGCCGCTGGCGATCCTCGATCTGCACGCGCAGAACGCCCAACGCGCCGAGACGCCCGAGGAGCGCGAGGAAGCCCTCGGCTATCTGCGCCAGGGCGTCAGCCGGGCCACGCGCCTGGCCAGCCAGCTGCTGACCCTGGCGCGGCTGGAGCCGGGCGCCGCCCAGGTCCAGCCGCTGGCCCTGGAACCCCTGGTGCGCGAAGAACTGGCGGAATTGACGCCGCTGGCGCTGGAGCGGCAGGTGGAGCTGGTGCTGGCGGCCCAGGCCGGGCCGGCGGTGCTCGGTGATCCGGACGCCATCGCCATCGCCCTGCAGAACCTGGTGACCAACGCCCTGGCCTTCGCACCAGCCGGCAGCACGGTGGAGGTGCGCATCGAAGCCAGCCAGGACGACGGGGTCCTGCTGCGGGTGGAAGATCGCGGCCCCGGGGTGGACGAGGCCGAACTGGCGCGGCTGTGCGATCGCTTCTACAGCGCCGGCAATCCCCAGGGCGCCGGGCTGGGGCTGGCCATCGTCGAGACCATCACCCGCCGCCTGGGCGGCATCCTGAGGTTCAGCAACCGAGCACGGGGCGGCTTCTGCGTGGAGCTGCACCTGCCACGCGCGGTCTAG
- the mntP gene encoding manganese efflux pump MntP, whose product MNPASLMFLAFAMSTDAFAAAVGKGASLHKPCLREALRTGAIFGVIEAITPVIGWAVGLTAAQYVQPWDHWIAFTLLTVLGLRMIWAGFGAPDAEEEKPRQHSFMLLALTAVATSIDALAVGVGLAFIDVNIITAALAIGLATMVMVTTGVLLGRVMGNLVGKRAEMLGGVVLIVIGAVILHEHLTSVAA is encoded by the coding sequence ATGAACCCCGCTTCCCTGATGTTCCTGGCGTTTGCCATGTCCACCGATGCCTTTGCCGCCGCCGTCGGCAAGGGTGCCAGCCTGCACAAGCCCTGCCTGCGCGAAGCCCTGCGCACCGGTGCCATCTTTGGCGTCATCGAAGCCATCACCCCGGTGATCGGCTGGGCCGTCGGCCTGACTGCCGCCCAGTACGTCCAGCCCTGGGATCACTGGATCGCCTTCACCCTGCTCACCGTGCTGGGCCTGCGCATGATCTGGGCCGGCTTCGGCGCACCTGACGCGGAAGAAGAAAAACCCCGCCAGCATTCCTTCATGCTGCTCGCGCTCACGGCCGTGGCCACCAGCATCGACGCCCTCGCCGTAGGCGTCGGCCTGGCCTTCATCGACGTCAACATCATCACTGCCGCCCTGGCCATCGGCCTCGCCACCATGGTCATGGTGACCACCGGGGTGCTGCTGGGTCGGGTGATGGGCAACCTGGTCGGCAAGCGTGCGGAAATGCTCGGTGGCGTGGTGCTGATCGTGATCGGCGCCGTCATCCTCCACGAGCACCTGACCTCCGTCGCCGCCTGA
- a CDS encoding response regulator, translating to MRVLLVEDDAALAQGIRMALRGEGYTLDWVADGLAAEHALALERFDLVLLDLGLPRLDGLDLLRRLRSQPDSQVPVLVLTSRDAKADRIQGLDAGADDYLVKPCDLDELKARIRALIRRSCGRAHPLLEHAGISLDPASQTVRYRGAEVVMTPMEYQLLHQLLLRPGAVITRERLSNALYGWQEAASGNTLEVLIHNLRKKLDSGLIRTVRGVGYLLERQP from the coding sequence GTGCGAGTACTGCTGGTGGAAGACGATGCGGCCCTGGCCCAGGGTATCCGCATGGCCCTGCGCGGCGAGGGCTATACTCTGGACTGGGTGGCCGACGGCCTGGCCGCCGAGCACGCCCTGGCGCTTGAGCGTTTCGACCTGGTGCTGCTGGACCTGGGCCTGCCGCGCCTGGACGGCCTCGACCTGCTGCGCCGTCTGCGCAGCCAGCCTGACAGTCAGGTGCCGGTACTGGTGCTCACCTCCCGCGACGCCAAGGCCGATCGCATCCAGGGCCTGGATGCCGGCGCCGACGACTACCTGGTCAAGCCGTGCGACCTGGACGAACTCAAAGCACGTATCCGCGCCCTGATCCGTCGCAGCTGCGGGCGGGCGCACCCCTTGCTGGAGCACGCCGGCATCAGCCTCGATCCGGCCAGCCAGACGGTGCGCTATCGCGGCGCCGAGGTGGTGATGACGCCCATGGAGTACCAGCTGCTGCACCAGTTGCTGTTGCGGCCGGGCGCCGTCATCACCCGCGAGCGGCTGAGCAACGCCCTCTATGGCTGGCAGGAAGCGGCCTCGGGCAACACCCTGGAAGTGCTCATCCACAATCTGCGCAAGAAGCTCGACAGCGGGCTGATCCGCACGGTGCGCGGCGTGGGCTATCTGCTGGAGCGCCAGCCGTGA
- a CDS encoding PepSY domain-containing protein, which translates to MRRLLLPLLFASPLALAAEPQCTQADKSTWQDATKFQAQLRDQGYEIKKFKITKGNCYEIYGFDKDKRKVEIYHDPVSGKAVKSEIGS; encoded by the coding sequence ATGCGCCGTCTGCTGCTGCCGTTGCTGTTCGCAAGTCCCCTGGCCCTTGCCGCCGAACCCCAGTGCACCCAGGCGGACAAGTCCACCTGGCAAGACGCCACGAAGTTTCAGGCGCAGTTGCGGGACCAGGGCTACGAGATCAAGAAATTCAAGATCACCAAGGGCAACTGCTACGAGATCTACGGCTTCGACAAGGACAAGCGCAAGGTCGAGATCTATCACGACCCGGTGAGCGGCAAGGCGGTCAAGAGCGAGATCGGCAGCTGA
- a CDS encoding 2-isopropylmalate synthase, whose product MLKQPQTKYQAFAAPHLPDRQWPGRQLTQAPRWCSTDLRDGNQALIEPMGLERKRRFFALLVAVGYREIEVAFPAASQTDFAFVRELVTADGLPQDLWLQVMTPARIELIDRTFESLVGAPRAIVHLYNATAPLFRRVVFDQDRAATQAMAVAGTQRVRARCDAQPDTAWTYQYSPETFCFTEADFALEICQAVLEAWQPSAERPLILNLPATVEVATPNVYADQIEGFIRGLGPAPHVTISVHPHNDRGTGVACAELAQLAGATRVEGCLFGNGERTGNVDLVTLALNLYSQGIAPGIDFSRLEEVASVVEACNQLAIHPRHPYGGRLALAAHPERGAALGLIDPADVGLEARLG is encoded by the coding sequence ATGCTCAAGCAACCTCAGACCAAGTACCAAGCCTTCGCCGCGCCTCACCTGCCCGATCGCCAATGGCCGGGTCGCCAGCTGACCCAGGCGCCGCGCTGGTGCTCCACCGACCTGCGCGATGGCAACCAGGCCCTCATCGAACCCATGGGGCTGGAGCGCAAGCGGCGCTTCTTCGCCCTGCTGGTGGCGGTGGGCTACCGGGAAATCGAGGTGGCCTTTCCGGCGGCCTCGCAGACCGATTTCGCCTTCGTGCGCGAGCTGGTCACGGCGGACGGGCTGCCCCAGGATCTCTGGCTGCAGGTGATGACGCCAGCCCGCATCGAACTGATCGACCGTACCTTCGAGTCTCTGGTCGGCGCGCCGCGCGCCATCGTGCACCTCTACAACGCCACCGCGCCGCTGTTTCGCCGGGTGGTGTTCGATCAGGATCGCGCCGCGACCCAGGCCATGGCGGTGGCCGGTACCCAGCGGGTACGCGCCCGGTGCGATGCCCAGCCTGATACGGCCTGGACCTATCAGTATTCGCCCGAGACCTTCTGCTTTACCGAAGCGGACTTCGCCCTGGAGATCTGCCAGGCAGTGCTCGAGGCCTGGCAGCCCTCGGCCGAGCGACCGCTGATCCTCAATCTGCCGGCAACGGTGGAGGTGGCGACACCCAACGTCTATGCCGATCAGATCGAAGGCTTCATCCGCGGCCTGGGCCCGGCTCCCCATGTGACCATCAGCGTCCATCCGCACAATGATCGCGGCACCGGTGTCGCCTGTGCCGAGCTGGCCCAGCTGGCCGGCGCGACGCGGGTGGAAGGCTGCCTGTTCGGCAACGGCGAACGTACCGGCAACGTGGATCTGGTGACCCTGGCGCTGAATCTCTACAGCCAGGGCATAGCGCCGGGCATCGACTTTTCCCGGCTGGAGGAGGTGGCCAGCGTGGTGGAGGCCTGCAATCAGCTGGCGATCCATCCGCGTCATCCCTATGGCGGTCGCCTGGCGCTGGCCGCTCACCCGGAGCGGGGCGCGGCCCTGGGCCTCATCGATCCGGCGGACGTGGGCCTGGAAGCGCGTCTGGGCTAG
- a CDS encoding cytochrome b/b6 domain-containing protein: MKKATVRLWDPLVRLFHLSVAAAFFANYFFNEKGAFWHRWIGYYASAWLLVRLVWGFVGPRSARWSDCWPTRARLSAHLRDLWQGRPHHRLGHSPLGALVMLLMMAAIGGLGVTGFLMHEVDALWGADWPEDLHALFANGLLALVCLHALAAMVESLRIRDNLPLSMLTGRRRPLDEASPRD, from the coding sequence ATGAAAAAGGCGACCGTGCGGCTCTGGGATCCCCTGGTACGGCTGTTCCACCTGTCGGTCGCCGCGGCCTTCTTCGCCAACTACTTCTTCAACGAGAAGGGCGCCTTCTGGCATCGCTGGATCGGCTACTACGCCAGTGCCTGGCTGCTGGTGCGGCTGGTCTGGGGCTTCGTCGGCCCGCGCAGCGCGCGCTGGAGCGACTGCTGGCCGACCCGTGCGCGGCTGAGCGCCCATCTGCGTGATCTCTGGCAGGGGCGGCCCCATCATCGCCTCGGCCATTCCCCCCTGGGCGCCCTGGTGATGCTGCTGATGATGGCTGCCATCGGCGGCCTGGGCGTCACCGGTTTCCTCATGCACGAGGTCGATGCGCTCTGGGGCGCCGACTGGCCCGAAGACCTGCATGCGCTCTTTGCCAATGGCCTGCTGGCCCTGGTCTGCCTGCACGCCCTGGCGGCGATGGTGGAAAGCCTGAGGATTCGCGACAACCTGCCGCTGTCGATGCTGACCGGTCGCCGCCGCCCGCTGGATGAGGCCTCCCCACGCGACTAG
- a CDS encoding phosphoethanolamine transferase: protein MLLAARTRPQARGWRPWCNLLALSSLSGLLLLADDFLQQLFTPNNRAELEAGYVAALWVFSLALWLCNLPRLAAALLLLFALMQLLQLGNLSFFGEPLSAIDIQALLGDTAEVRQTLGVSLPEHWPVLLCVGLPYSLLIALHLYLPGRVPLPASRWALVLIAAVLLSKPYRATYRNLDAFVPSPSRSGLHNSLNAFSAWAVRLAGRSEVTLPPTAYAPYDLVQVPSTARHVWLVVADSLRSDRLGAFGYHRNTTPNLSAYLAGNPQALIRPGVAAGVATDVSLPYLLNPIREPGQDQRLRTGEINLFRFAQAAGFRTHWLSSQESKLLAHLGSRYLDVSITREDHPLRFLQRQDRALLAILDEQRWAPRNFVVLNLRTAHLPYAQNYRHEAAPAPWPDTGIEGQANAYDNSLHYLDGLLAEILADFDRLEGERYLIITGDHGQRLGEGGHWGHNDLVPEVSDVPVIVVARDAPANALAGLHGERWISHYEAGSWLAERLGTRIDNPNRRPEEHFVHGKLLFSDNFVQRVCESPTGLVHQPPQQLSKLLLDSSAAPCG from the coding sequence ATGCTGCTCGCTGCGCGCACTCGTCCCCAGGCCCGAGGTTGGCGGCCCTGGTGCAACCTGTTGGCCTTGAGCAGCCTGAGTGGCCTGCTGTTGCTGGCCGACGACTTCCTCCAGCAGCTCTTCACTCCGAACAACCGCGCCGAACTGGAAGCGGGCTATGTCGCGGCGCTCTGGGTGTTCAGCCTGGCGCTGTGGCTGTGCAACCTGCCGCGCCTGGCGGCTGCCCTCCTGCTGCTGTTCGCCCTGATGCAGCTGCTGCAGCTGGGCAACCTGAGCTTTTTCGGCGAGCCGCTCAGTGCCATCGATATCCAGGCGCTGCTGGGCGATACCGCCGAGGTCCGCCAGACACTCGGGGTCAGCCTGCCCGAGCACTGGCCGGTGCTGCTGTGCGTGGGGCTGCCCTATAGCCTGCTGATCGCCCTGCATCTGTACCTGCCGGGCCGGGTGCCGCTGCCCGCCAGTCGCTGGGCGCTGGTCCTGATCGCCGCGGTGCTGCTGTCCAAGCCCTATCGCGCCACCTACCGCAATCTCGACGCCTTCGTGCCCAGCCCCAGTCGCAGCGGCCTGCACAACAGCCTCAATGCCTTTTCCGCCTGGGCGGTGCGTCTGGCCGGGCGTAGCGAGGTGACCCTGCCGCCCACGGCCTATGCGCCCTATGACCTCGTCCAGGTGCCCAGCACGGCGCGACACGTCTGGCTGGTGGTGGCCGATTCCCTGCGCAGCGATCGCCTGGGCGCCTTCGGTTACCATCGCAATACCACCCCGAATCTATCGGCCTATCTGGCGGGCAATCCCCAGGCGCTGATCCGGCCCGGGGTAGCGGCAGGGGTGGCCACCGACGTCAGCCTGCCCTATCTATTGAATCCCATCCGCGAGCCGGGCCAGGACCAGCGATTGCGCACCGGCGAGATCAACCTGTTCCGCTTCGCCCAGGCCGCCGGCTTTCGCACCCACTGGCTGTCGTCCCAGGAATCCAAGTTGCTGGCGCACCTGGGCAGTCGCTATCTGGACGTGTCCATCACCCGCGAGGACCATCCGCTGCGTTTCCTGCAACGCCAGGATCGTGCCCTGCTGGCTATCCTCGACGAACAGCGCTGGGCGCCGCGCAACTTCGTGGTGCTCAATCTGCGTACCGCGCACCTGCCCTATGCGCAGAACTACCGGCACGAGGCCGCGCCAGCCCCCTGGCCGGACACCGGCATCGAGGGCCAGGCCAATGCCTACGACAATTCGCTGCATTACCTGGATGGCCTGCTCGCCGAGATCCTCGCCGACTTCGACCGCCTGGAGGGTGAGCGCTACCTGATCATCACGGGCGATCACGGCCAGCGGCTGGGGGAGGGCGGTCACTGGGGGCACAACGACCTGGTGCCCGAGGTCAGCGATGTGCCAGTGATCGTGGTGGCGCGGGACGCACCGGCCAATGCCCTGGCCGGTCTGCATGGCGAGCGCTGGATCAGCCATTACGAAGCCGGCAGCTGGCTGGCGGAGCGCCTGGGTACCCGCATCGACAATCCCAATCGCCGCCCGGAGGAACACTTCGTCCATGGCAAGCTGCTGTTCAGCGATAATTTCGTGCAGCGCGTCTGCGAATCGCCCACCGGGCTGGTGCACCAGCCACCGCAGCAACTGAGCAAGCTGCTGCTGGACAGCTCGGCAGCGCCCTGCGGTTGA
- a CDS encoding MFS transporter yields the protein MLSASSSSPTAPAPRQDAFLAVLLVLLVGLNLRPILAAIGPLLDGIQAATGLEGSGAGALTTLPIAAMGLCALGGARLQAWLGERRGIALGLLLLALANALRWEEPSGLGLILTAGLGGVGIALVQALIPAYIRHCYPQRTSTLMGLYTTGIMGGAAVAAASAAPLAEHWGWAQGLALWTLPVLLALGTWLALARPDAPAQTITPRAQPWRQRQGWLLLAFFGIGTAAYTLVLAWLPPYYTGLGWQPADSGLLLGGVSLAEVSAGLLLSATIARLRNRRPLVLGVLGVVLIGLLCLALAPLQLAVPTAILLGLGIGALFPLSLILAMDKVRDPAEAGALLGFVQGGGYLIASLAPLAAGILRDYLDSLANAWLLMAVGVVLLMGLGLRLTRPAQPAKVAGYQQA from the coding sequence ATGCTTTCCGCGTCATCATCATCCCCGACTGCGCCCGCGCCGCGCCAGGATGCCTTCCTCGCCGTACTGCTCGTGCTGCTGGTCGGCCTCAATCTGCGGCCGATCCTGGCCGCCATCGGTCCGCTGCTGGATGGCATCCAGGCCGCGACCGGTCTGGAAGGCAGTGGCGCCGGGGCCCTCACCACCCTGCCCATCGCCGCCATGGGGCTCTGCGCCCTGGGCGGTGCCCGCTTGCAGGCCTGGCTCGGTGAGCGCCGTGGCATCGCCCTGGGCCTATTACTGCTGGCCCTGGCCAATGCCTTGCGCTGGGAGGAGCCGAGCGGCCTGGGGCTGATCCTCACCGCCGGCCTGGGTGGTGTCGGCATCGCCCTGGTACAGGCGCTGATCCCGGCCTATATCCGCCACTGCTATCCGCAGCGTACCAGCACCCTGATGGGCCTCTACACCACCGGCATCATGGGCGGTGCCGCGGTGGCGGCGGCCAGTGCGGCGCCCCTGGCCGAGCACTGGGGCTGGGCCCAGGGCCTGGCGCTCTGGACCCTGCCGGTGCTGCTCGCCCTCGGCACCTGGCTGGCCCTGGCGCGCCCCGATGCGCCGGCGCAGACCATCACCCCCCGCGCCCAACCCTGGCGTCAGCGCCAGGGTTGGCTGCTACTGGCCTTCTTTGGCATCGGCACTGCGGCCTACACCCTGGTGCTGGCCTGGCTGCCGCCGTACTACACCGGTCTCGGCTGGCAACCGGCCGACAGCGGTCTGCTGCTGGGCGGCGTGAGTCTGGCCGAGGTCAGCGCCGGTCTCCTGCTGTCGGCCACCATCGCCCGGCTGCGCAATCGCCGTCCGCTGGTGCTGGGCGTACTCGGCGTGGTGCTGATCGGCTTGCTGTGCCTGGCCCTGGCGCCGCTGCAACTGGCGGTGCCCACCGCCATCCTGCTCGGCCTGGGCATCGGCGCGCTGTTTCCGCTGTCGCTGATCCTGGCGATGGACAAGGTCCGCGACCCGGCCGAGGCCGGTGCACTGCTCGGTTTCGTCCAGGGCGGCGGCTATCTGATCGCCAGCCTGGCGCCCCTGGCCGCCGGCATCCTGCGCGACTACCTGGACAGCCTGGCCAACGCCTGGCTGCTGATGGCGGTGGGTGTGGTGCTGCTGATGGGTCTTGGCCTGCGCCTGACCCGGCCCGCGCAGCCGGCCAAGGTGGCTGGCTACCAGCAGGCCTAG